The genomic region GCCGGCGCGGTCGGGCCCAGCGATCCGGCGTCGGCGCCCTTCACCGGCGGGATGACGCGGGTCGATGTCGACCCGTCCGGCGCGGGTTGCGCGGTCCGCTGGAACAACACCGTGCCCTCGGCGGCGGTGCCGCGGCTGTCCACCGCCGACGGCCGGATCTACACCTTCACCCGGCACACCGCGACCGCCGCCGCGGCGACGCCGCTGGACGGTTACGACTACGCCGTGATCGATGCCGCCACCGGCGCGCTGGAAACCGAACAACCCGTCGGCGCCGGCCTGCCGGTCGACACCCTGGAGATGGTGGGCTCGATCGCGCCCGGCGGCGTGCAGTACCAGGGCACGGTGACCGGATACTTCAGCGTGCGGCCACATCCGGCCGGCTGATCATCGCTGCTGCACCTCGAGGAGGGTCGCGGATCCGACCGCCGGCCGCTGCTCGTGCATGGTGATCACGTCACCGGGCCGCAGATGCCGCCAGGCGTCGGGGGTGAGTGGCAGCAATCGGATCCGCCCGCGCCCGCCGACGGGGATCTCCGGGGCGAACTCGACCCGGATCTGGGCCAGCCGCAGGCCGACGGTGTCGTCGCCGGTCGCCCACATCGGCCGCAGACCCGAGCCCGGAACCGCGATCCGGCGGCCGCCGGACTCGGGTGGCAACAGCCACAGATCGGCGCGAATGATACTGCCGCAACGGGTTTCGGCCGCCCGCCAGCGGCACCAGTCGGCATCGTGCGGTAGCGACAGCTGTTGCGCGACCCCGGCGAGCAGTTTCCAGTATTCGGCGCTCTGCCAGCGCAGGCCCTCGAACTCCTGGAGTATGCCCAGCGCCATCTCCCATTCGCCGAAACGGAGATATTCGTGGACGTCCGCGACCGTCAGCCCGGCCTCGCTCCGCGCATCCGTCGGCACCGATTCGGCCGCGAGGCGCAACGACACGGGAACGTTCATCCACCGATTCTCGCGGAACGCGGAAATCGCCCGCGCACGGACGTCCGTGCCGGCCTCCCGCTCACACTGCCCGGTCCAGTTGGGAGTCGGGGTCGTCGCCGTGCACCGAGCGGTGGATCGCGCGGGCGATCATGCTGGAGCGCAGGTACCAGAGGTCCGTGGCCCGGGAGGGATCGAGCCCGGTCAACTCGGTGATCCGGGCCAGCCGCCGGCGCAGCACGCCGACCGGCACCCCGAGCCGTTGCGCGGTGGCCGCCCGGCCGCCGGCGGCGAGGAATTCGCCGAGCATGTGCTCGAGTTCCGGTTCGGTCTGCAGCGGCGCGAGCACCGAGCGGATCTTCTCGTTCGCCGTGCCGGGACGGCCCAGCTGGTATTCGCAGGCGAGATCCTCGAATCGGTACAGCCCCGGGCCGCGGCCCAGCCGCACCGCGAGATCCAGCAGCTCGTGGGCCAATTCGACGGCCGGCGGGATCCGGTCCCGATCGGCGTCGGCCATCGCGACGGTGACCGGCCCGGCCGCGGCGCGGGCGAGCCGGGCCACCAGATCGTCCGGATCGCCGGTCGCGGCCGGGGGGAGCAGCAGGGTGCCACCGTCCACGCTGAGCTGGGTCAGCACGCCGGGCCCGCAGGCGATGGCGAGTTCGGCCTGCACCCGCCGCAGTTTGCGGCGGGCGACCACCCGTGCGTCCAGGCGCCGATCGTGTTCGTCGGGATGCGGGCCCAGCGCCACCGCCAGCACCCGATAGGTATCGGCGATCTCGATGTCGCCGGAGGCGGAGGCCCCGGCCACGTTCCCGGCGAGCAGCCGTGCGGTGACGGTCTGCACGACCGCCCGTTGTTCCGCGGCCAGCGCCCGGATCTCCCGGACGTAGCCGCGCGACACTGCGGTCGACATGGTCCGGATGATGTCGATGAGCGCGATCCCGTTGCCGCGCGCGGTCCGGACGGTCGACCAGGGCAGCGTGGGCGCGAGCTGCTGGAACGCCGTCCCGATACCCGCGTGCACCGCGTGCTGCAGCGGCTCCACGGGCAGATCCAGCTGCGCCCAGCGGGCCGCCACGGTCTCGATCCGGGCCAGCGCGCTGCCGCTCACCGGCGTCTGCGCGCGCAGGACCTGTCCGAGTTCGCCCGCGCAGATGTTCACCAGCAGCGTCAGATCCGCGCGGGCCCGGCCGCCGGCCCGATCACCGAGGATTTCCGCGACGAGTCCGCGCACCACCGGTGCCGCGAGCAGCGGCGGCGTCGTCACGGCGCCGGTACGGTTGCGGCCGCGGCCGGTCGCGCGGGAAACAGACATCCGACCCTCCATCGATTCAACTCATCGAATGTATGCCGAACAGCGGGTCCACCGGGCCGTGATCGCCGTGCCCGGTGGCCGGCATTTCCGTGAGCAGCCGCATCGGCGGCCGATCGGCGCTCCCGAGCTCGCTGACCACCCGCCGCCAGCCGTCCCCGTCCGGCACGAACCGGGCCAGGCCGCGGCCCGAATCGCGGATGCCGAGGCGGTCGAGCAGGGTCGCCACGACCTGCCGGCTCATCACGGCCAGTTCGTGATCGGGCCGGTTGCGGTGTCGGCGGGTGCCGAGGTCGACCTCCGCGATCGCCCCGATGCCGTGGCGCTGCCAGCAGTCGACCAGGATGCCGATCTCGACCCCGTATCCGGGTGCGAACGGGATGCCCGCGAGCAACTCACGGGTGGCGGCGTACTCACCCCCGAGCGGCTGGACGATCTCGCCCAGTTCGGGGGCCAGGGCCGTCAGCAGCGGACGCGCGACGAGCTGGGTGACCCGGCCGCCGCCGTCGGCCTCGTCGGATCCGCCGGTGCGCAACGGCCGCCGATAGAAACCTTTCACCAGCCGTACCTCGTCGTCGAACAACAACGGCGCCAGCAGGGACGGTACGAACATCGGGCTCGGCGAGATCAGATCGGAGTCGACGAACACGATCAGATCGCCGCCGGCCACCGCGAGCGACCGCCACAGCACCTCCCCCTTACCCGGCACCGGCGGCACCCGCGGCAACGCCTGCTCGCGGGTGTACACGGTGGCGCCGGCCGCGCGGGCGGCCGCCACGGTGCCGTCGGTGGAGCCGGAGTCGATGACGAGCAGTTCGTCGACCAGCGTGCCGACCAGCGGATGGATGGACGCGATCACCGCACCGACGGTCGCCTCCTCGTCCAGCGCCGGCAACACCACCGACACCCGCCGCTGTCCCTTGCGCTCGACGAGTTCGGGAACCGACCACGGCCGATCGAACCAGGTGGGTGTCCGGTGGACCACGGTCATGATGAATACCTCTCCGGTGCAGGGGAATTCGGAACGGATCGGAGTCCGGGATCGAGTACGAGGGTGCTACGGTCCCGCCACAGCACCGGCCACGGCCGCCGCGGCCGATCACAACGCCACACCGTGACACCGCGATCGATACCCGGGAAGCCGAGCGGATCGTCCAGCCGCGCCACCGGGCGCACCGATTCGAAGGCGGTATCGAGGCCGGCGGCGTCGCCCGCGGTCACATACAGCACGGTGCGCGTATCGTCCGGTGGCGCACCGAAATAGGCGTAACCCCGATTCGGGCTGTACACCGGCGGCCGGGTGCCCAGCACGTCGATCGCGGCGGCCTGCCAATAGGTTTGCGCGACCACCACGGCAGTGTCGCGGTCGGCCGGTGGTAGTTCGGCGTAGGCGCGGTCGACGGCGCCGACCAGCCCGGACCAGCCGGTCGTGCCGAAAGTGCGCATACGCGCGGACAATTCGGCCTGGGTGTCGGTCGGCTGCCGCAGTCGCGAGATCGGTTGTGGCAGTAGCGTGACGACGGTCGCCGCGATCGCGACGGAGATCGCGACCACCGCCACTCCGGTGATGCGAATTGTTCTGCGCGACAGTGCTTTCGGTGCCTCCATGCTCGTGGCCCGGCGTGTTGTCGCCGCCGCCACCATATCCGCCGGGCGGCGGTGCGTTCTCCGCCTCGCCGGAGCCGAGGTGCTCCGTGTTGCTCCCGGCCACAACACGGTTGCCGCTACCGCTCCGGCGGCGAACAGGACCGGGAAACAGGCGGTCAGGTAGTAGGGCCGTCCGCCCACGGCGATCACGAACAGCGTTTGCAGCAGCGTCGCGATTCCGAGGAACCGATACGGCCGGAAGTCGTTCCGCCACAACAGGGCCCACAGGCCCAGCAACGCGAGCAATCCACCGAGCAGACCGGTGAGGATCGCCCACTGCACGGGCAGACCCGCCACGCCGCCGGTCGCGGCTCGCTGTTCGGTGCGGATGATCGCACCCATCGCCAACTGCGGCCAGCCGTGTCGCCGCTGCCATTCCACACCGGGTATCGCGGCGACCAGGACGATCGCCACACCGGCCCAGAAGGCGCTGCGGCGCAACAGATCCCGTGGGCCGATCGCCGTCGCAGCTGCCACCAGCGCTGCCACCAGCACGAGGATCAGCAATTTCACCTGGACGTCGATCGCCACCACGATCGCCGCCGCCACCAGCAGCCGGTCCCGGCGTACTCGCGTCCAGCGCACCAGCAGCCAGATCACCGCCGCCCCCGCGGTGCTGTCGAGGGCGAAGGTCGAGAGGCTCGCCGCCTGGGTGATCAGGTACGGGCTGGTGGCGTAGCCGGCCGCCGCCAGCCACTGCGCCCGCCGCCGCCCACCCAGCTCGCGAGCCGTCGCGGCGGCGAGCACCACCCCGGCCACTGCGGCGAGGATCGCCGGAAGTCGCAGCAGCACCAGCGATCCGGGGTCCACCGCGGCCGCGAGCCGCGCCAGCAGCGGGATCAGCGGCCCCTGATCGGCATAACCGGCCTGGAGATGCCGCCCTGCCGCGAGGAAATACAGCTCGTCCCCGAAGTAGTCGTAGCGAGCGCTTCGGACGAGCAGCACCAGCGCGGTCACTCCCGCGATCAGCGCCACCGGTCTCCAGGCTGGATCGGCGGGTTCCAGCTGTGCCGAATCGATGGGTTTCGGCGGCGATGAAATATGTTGCCCGGCAACGCTCGAGGACGAATCCCGCTGGATCGCAGTGGGATTCGGACCGGTTGCGCCACACAGCGACTCGGCCCCACCCGGCGCCGTGCTCACCGCGGCGCTCCCGGTCGCCGGGGCAAGACGAGGGTCAGCGCGGTGAGTAGGCTCGCGACGGCGGCGATGATCCACAACACCGTGACGCATGCCGACAGATAGGTCGGTGCCGTGGCCGCCGCCGAGACCGCCGCGTCGGTGGCGGCGCAACCTCGCCCGGCGAGCGTATGTTCCGGCGCGGCGAATGCGGCGTGTGCGCACCGGCCGAACTGCCCGACCGCGTCGGCACCGGTATCGGCAGGCGTTCCGGATACGGCGAGATGTTGCGTCAGCACCGTTTCGGCGCTCGCGACACCGGAACCCGTTGCGACACCGCCGAAGAACACGCTCCCCAGCGCCGCGGCGCCGATCGCACTGCCGAGCTGCTGCACTGTGGGCGCCAGTCCGGATGCGATCCCGGTCGACCGCTCACCCAATCCCGCCACCATGACGGCGGGCAACGGCGCGGCGAACCAGCCCATTCCGGCCCCCGCCAGCAATATCGGCACACTCAACGCATGGGTGTCGATACCCCCCGAGGACGGATGAACCGTGAGCGCCATCTGCGCCGTCGCTACCGCGAACAACGCGATCCCGATGGTCAGCGCCCGAGAACCGCAGCGCGCCAACAGAATCGGTGAGGTGAGCGCCGCGACCAGCGCACCCAGCGCGAACGGCAACATCAGCCGGCCGGTCTCCCATGCCGAGAATCCCAGCCCCGACTGCGCGGTCACCGACACCGTCAGCAGCAGCGCCGCGAACAGCCCGTAGAACAGCAGCAGCAGGACCGACCCGATCCCGAATCCGCGATCACCGAACACCTCGGCGCTGACCAGCGGCGTCCCACCCCGCCGCGCGACCCGCCGCTGCTGCCCGGCGAATCCGGCCAGCACCACCACCCCGAACACCAGCACCGCGACCGTCATCGGCGGCCACCCCGCCTGCTGCCCGGTGGTCAGCGGAAACAGCACCGCCAGCAGCCCGGTCGTCGACAGCCCCGCACCCACCCAGTCGATCGGCACATACCCACGCGCGAATGCCTCGGTCTGCTGTGCCTTCGACTGCCCACGCGCGAATGCCTCGGCCCGCGGCGTCTTCGACCTCGCCGACGTCGAGTACGCGGCGTTCGACGCGGGTCGGCCGACCGCTTCGTCGGTGGTGCGGACCGGTGTCGTACGGGTGGTCTCGGTCCGTCCCGGCTGCTCGATGTCGCACTCCGGAGCCGGATCGTCCGCCCGCGACCATCGCACGGTGCCGTGGGTCTGTGCCCAGCGGGCGACGTCGGCGGCCTGTGCCCAGTGCGTGACGCCACAGGCGCGTGTCCATCGGTCGATCTCGTCGGCGAGTGCGCGCCGAGTGATACTCCCGGTCTGTGCCCACGCGGCGATGTCGTCGGCTTCCGCCCATCGAGGGGTTGCACCGGCCGGTGTCCGCCGAGCGGTATCCCGGATCCGTACCGGAAGCCGCGGAGCTTCGGCGGTGCGAGCGGGGCGGGGTGCGGGCCGAATGTTGTTGTCCGGAGCGGGTTGCCGGTGACCTGTAATGGAGACCGGTTGTCCTTGTCGGTTTTCGGGCCGGTGTCCGATGGGGGACGGAATCGGGCTGCCGACGGGCGGGGCAGAATCGGGCTGCGACGAGATCCCTCCCGCACCGTCGGCGCGCAGATAGCGGGCCGCTGCCACCAGTGCGGCCGTGCCGATCGGCAGGTTCATGAGAAAGATTGCCCGCCAGCCCCATTCGAACGGGTTCGCGCTGACGATCAGCCCGCCCAACAGCGGTCCGGCCAGTCCCGCCAGCCCGGCGACCGCACCGTAGATGCCGAATATCATCGGGCGCCGCTGCGGTGCGAACGCCGCGGCCAGGATGGCGATGGTCTGCGCGGCCACCGCGGCGGCGCCCACGCCCTGGGCCGCGCGGCCGGCCACGAGTTCGAGTGGTGTGCGGGCGAGTCCGCACCCCAGCGAGGCCGCGGTGAACAGCGTCATACCGAGCAGGAACAGTCGGCGCCGGCCGAATCGGTCGCCGAGCCGGGCCGCGGTCAGGAGGGTGCAGGCGAAGGCCAGTCCGTACCCGGTCACCACGAACATCTGTACCGTGCCGGTGGCCGACAGGTCCCGGGTCAGTACCGGTAGCGCGGTGTTGACGATGGTCAGGTCCAGCATCTGCACGAATACCGCGAGCAGGCACGCCGCCAGCGATCCCCAGGCCTGCCCACCGGGGGCGGCGGTGACCGTCGTGTCCTCGACGGCCACGATCAGGCGCCGACGGGCAGCGCGTAGTCACCGTCGCCGGCGACGGTGGTGATGATCGAGGTCAGCGTCTTGATGTAGCGCTCGATCGACTCGTGCGCCTCGTCGGTGTCGGGGAACAGCAGGCTCAGCTGGGTCACGTCGAGGAACCGGTTGACCCAGACGTACACCTCGTTCGCGGCGGCGCGATTGGCGAACATCCCGCCATTGATCCGATCGAACATATCCGCGCCCGCGATCTTGCGGACGTCGACGTAGGACAGCATCATCGCCACCCAGCCCGGCCGCACCCGGATCCCCAGGTCGGGTACGGCGAGTTCCAGCACCCGATGCGGTGACACGTCGGCCAGGCCGCGTGCCCGGTCGGCGGCCTCCTGCGCGCCGGCGACGAGCGTGGCGAAGGTGGCCTCGGCCGGTACGTCGAAGGCGACCGGCACCAGATTGGTGAAGTAGCCGACCGAGCCGTTCTCCCCGGGAGTGCGGCGGGTGTTGGCCGGGGTCAGCACGAAATGCCAGTCGTTGCCGGTCAATTCGGCCTCGGCGAGGGCCAGCGCCGCGAACAGTCCGCCGACGAAGCGGCCGCCGTGGTCGTCGCAGGCCTGCTCGAAGCGCAGCGCGTCGGATTCGGTGAACAGCGGCATGGTGATCTGGGCGCCGCGGTGGTATCCGGCGGCTCCGGCCGGTCCGAGGTAGAGCGGGAAGGTCGGCATGTCACCGCCGTTGCGCTGCAACAGCTTCAGCCAGGTGTCCACCTCCGGCGACAGTGCGGTCAGCCGGGTGTTGTCGGCGCGCTCGCGCAGGCAGTAGTCCAGGTGCCCGTCCACCGGGTCCAGTGCCATTGGTGCGCCGGACAATTCACCGCCGTAGAGCATCAGCAGATCCATACAGGTCAGCGCCTGCGCGACCCCGTCGGTGTGCAGATGATCGACCGCCGCGTACACCGTGAACGACTCCGCGCGGGCGATCACCCCGAAGCTGAAGCAATCCCAGTGCAGCGCATCGGGTGTCGTGTCCTGCACATGGCGGCGGAGGTCCTCCGCGTCGGCGAACTCGCCGTGATCGGCGGGAATCAACTCGATCTGCGCGGCATCGACCACGTGCCGGATCACCCGGCCGTCGTCCTCGACCGCGAATCGGCTCGCGAAGGTGTCGTGGCGGCGCACGAAGGCGGTGACCGCCCGCGTCATCGCGGAAAGGTCCGGCTCACCCGGAATGTCGAACGAGACCATGCACAACCGCGACGCCCGATGCCCGGCGCGAGCGGTGCGGTGGGAAGTGCGCAGATACTCCTGCTGCTGATACGTCGGCGGGGCCGGATGCACCGGTGCGGTCGCCATCGCCTCCCGCGCCTGTGGCGATACGCGCCAGCCGGTGAGCCGGCCCGGCTGCGGATGCCAGTCGTCGAAGAAGCCGAAATTGACCATGAGTACCCTCGATTCACAGCGGATGCACAGCTGCCGGAGACCGACTGCGGCGGTCGACGACCGGACGGCACGGCGACCGGGTTATCAGTGAACGGCAGTCACCGGATCTCCGGCCATGCCTGCGGCGGAATTATGTGAACATTTCCAGCCCGTCGCCGATGCGGTGGCACGAAATCCAATCCTGCGCGAGGCCCCCTGTCGCCCTTCGCCGTTCGTCGGTACCGTCGCCGTGGAATCGGTCGGTAAGCCGGGAGGCGCAGGTGGGCAGATATATTCGCAGCCGGACCGGCACGGTGCTGACCTCGCTGCTCGCGCTCGCCCTCGCCGGCGCGGCCACCGCGAGCGCCGACCCCGTCCCCACCCCGATCGCCGCGCTGACCGCCGCCGCGCGGCCCGCCGTCGACGGTTCCCGCCTCACCGGCATCGCCGAGGGCCCCGGCCGCATGGTCGACATCGAGGTGTACTCGGCCGCGATGAACGCCACCATCACCGTGAAAGTGCTTCGCGCTGTGGACGATTCGAGGCCAGCGCCGGTGCTGTACCTGTTGAACGGCGCCAACGGCGGCACCGACGGTTCCAGCTGGACCCAGCAGACCGACATCGCCGACTTCTTCGCCGACAAACAGGCCACCCTCGTGATCCCGATGGGCGGCCGCGGCAGCTATTTCACCGACTGGCAGACCGACGACCCCGTCCTGGGCCGCCAGCGCTGGACCACCTTCCTCACCCGCGAACTACCCCCGGTGATCGACTCCACCTTCCACGGCACCGGCGCGAACGCCATCGCCGGCATCTCGATGGCCGGCACCTCGGTGTTCCAACTGGCCCTCGCCGCTCCCGGCCTCTACCAGGCCCTCGGCTCCTACAGCGGCTGCGCCCAGACCAGCACCCCCGAGGGGGAGGTCTTCGTGGCCGCGGTGGTCAGCCGCTGGTCCGGGAACACCATGAACATGTGGGGCCCCTTCGGCGGCCCCACCTGGGCCGCCAACGATCCCTATCTGCATGCCGACCGCCTGCGCGGCACCGCTATCTACGTCTCCTCCGGCACCGGCCTGGCCGGCCCCCTGGACACCCTCGACGGTCCCGGCATCAACGGGAACCCCGGCAAACTGATCGCGCAACTGACCTCCGGCGGCATCCTGGACGCCGTCACCAACCAGTGTTCGCACGCCTTCCAGGCGCGGCTGGACGACCTGAACATCCCGGCCACCTTCGTCTTCCGAACCCTCGGCACCCACTCCTGGGGCTATTGGCAACAGGATCTGCACGACTCCTGGCCCCTGTTCAGCGCCGCCCTCGGCGGCTGAATCCGCAATTCGCCGCTACGACAGGCGATTCGGGCAGTGCCGCGGCCACCTCGCGTCGGCCGCGGCACCTCGGAGAGGCCGGCGGCGCCGCCGTGCGCGGATGGTCGCGGTCGGCGCCGATGTCTCGAACCGGTGTTACTTCGCGGAGGTGTGCAGGTCGCCGAACACCGCGTAGCCGTCGCCGCCGGAAGTCAGGTCGGTGACCTGAATGCGAAGCCGCAAGGGATGGTCGAAGTCGACGTGGATCGGGACGGTGTCGCCGAGTTTGACGGCAGTGTCCGATACGAGGACACCGTCGGCGTAGATCTGGAACTGCATGGACATACCGGACGGTGTCGCATCGTCGCGAACGCCGATGGTGGTATCCAGGTGAATGTATTTCCGGCCCAGATTGTATTCGACGAAGCCCAGCCGGTGTGCCTGCGGTTCGACCATGACCGAGCGGGTGAAGGTGGTGCCGGATACCTCCGCCGGGCCGGTGTCGAAGCTGTAGTAGGTCGCACCGTCGAGTTTCTTTCCGTCCATCACATACAGCACGTCGGGAAATTCCGTGCCCGACAACCCGGTCGTGGCTGTCGTGGAGCGGGTCGCGGTCGTCGTCGGCGAGGACGACGCGGCGGTGGTGCCGGTCGCGGGCGGGGTGGTGGTGGGGGCCAGGACGGTCGTGACCACGGTCGGTTTGGCCGCCTGCGAATGCGAGCGGTCCACGAGGACGATCGCGACGGCGACGGCGAGAATGACCAGTGCGCCACCGAATGCGGCGGGCGCCGCGAATCGCTTCCACCGGCGGGTGCCGTCGGTGAGGGCGGGCAGATCGGAGAGCACCGCGTCGATCTGCGACTGGGTCGTGGCGGCCTGAATGCGCGCGGATCTCTGGTCGAATTCCGCGAAGGTGATCCGGTCCGCGCCGAGGTGCTGCTCGAGCAGATTCAGCGCATTCTGACGTTCGGTGATTCCGATTCGGGGTTGGGGATTTTCATCCATGCTGACAAGCCCAACGTTCTCTTGTAGTTGACAGTGCTCATTCGAACAGGGTCGGATCGCCCCACGCGAGTTCGGGGAGACGGGTCGAACGACCCATCACCGCAACGGCTCCCGCCAGCATCGGATTCTGGACCGTATCCGGCCGGTAGGCGACCATGCGCAGGCGGAGTACGCGTTCGACGTTGTAATTGATCCGGACCGGTGCGCCGTAGCCCACCCGGACCTGTTGCTGCGGTTCGTTGTCCAGGAAGACCTGGAAGTAGCCGATCTGATTCGCGTCGGTGGCGCTGTCGAGAATGCCGACCACGGTTTCGAATTCGTGGTATCGGCGGCCCAGGGTGTACTCGACCGCGCTGCGCGGATCACCGCAGAAGACGTTGCAGCGGTGCACGATACTGTTGCCGTAGTGTTCGGCATCCAGATCCGCGCCGCCGAACGTCAGGTCGGCTCCGATCTGGGAGGGTTGCAGCACCGAGGTCAGCAGTCGCGCCTTCCGGCGTACCGGGCCCGAAATCGCCGGTGCGGCAGTCTTTCCGGCGTAGGGCGAGCCGACCCAGGTGCCGCGCGCCGGCATCGGATGTTCGCCCTCGCCGGTGATCGCCACGAGCAGATCCGTGATGCTGTCGACGGTGAATTCGTCGATCACGTAATGAGTGGCGGAATAACCCGTGAGGAATACGGGGATCTCGTCGATGGACCGCCCGGGCAGCACCACGGGAAGAATCCGCCTGGTCTGTTCGATCAGGTTCCGGGTGAGTTCGTTGCGCAGTATCGCCGCCTCGAACTGCGCGCCGCGCCCCTCCTCCGGCGGTGCGAATCCGTCGGCGCGCTTCTTGTAATCGGGTGAGGCGATGACCAGGATGAAATCCGCACGGGTGAGCTGATCAATCGCCCAGCCGGACCAGTCGCGTCGCTGATTGTCGTACCAGGTGTCCAGATGGACGTCGAGGCCGGCGTCCTCGCGGAGAAATGTGGCGAACCGGCGGACCAGTTCCTTGTGTTCCGGAGAGTCGTGAGAATAAGTAACGAATACGCGCGGCGCTTCGCCGCCCCCCTCGGACAAATTCCGTTGCCCCACACTCAATTCGTCCGTCCTCGATACCGAGCGATCGTCGTCCTGCGAGCAGCCTACGCTGCGGTCGTACATCGGAAACCCTCATGATCCATTCGGTCGGATTTGTCGGGAAAGTGCATTGCGGTAATGGATTTCGTGCCTAGGCCCCTTCGGGCTGCCGGCCGCTGCGCCGGACGCTCTGCGAAACCGAGCGCCGGGTCCATTTCCATTCCGGCATGCGGTGGCGCAGTACGTAACCGGTGACGGTGCCCGCGATGCCGAGGAATGCGAGCACCCCGAGACCGCCCTCGCCGGTGCCGATCGCGACGAGGAAGGTCACCACGCACACCGCGACCGTGATCAGATAGGCCGCCATATGGTCCGATCCGTACCACTTCACCTGCGCGGCCCGATCCACCACGCGGCGGATCTCCGCGATGTGCGCGCGGACCTCGGTGAATTCCTCGCCACGCAGATCGAGTTCCGCGATCCGCGCCAGCATCTCCCGGGAGAAGTCGAGTTGCGCCTCGTTGGTGATACTGCGGCTGTCGTCGGCGAACTCGCTCCACTGATCGGTGATCGAATCGGCCAGCGCGGCGGCCAGATGCTCCCGGAAGAAGGCATTGTCCGGATGCTTGCGAACCGCCTCCTCGTAGATCGGCAACGCCAATTCGAGGTTGTCGGCATAGGTGTTCGCGATACCGATCGCGTACAGCGGACTGCCCGGATCGAGCGCCTGCGCCTGTTCGTAGGCCCGGCGGGCGCGCACCCAATCGCGTGCGCCGCAATGGATGTCGCCGAGGACGCAATGGAAGCGGGGATCGGTGGAATCCAGCCGCAGGGCCTCGGTGACCTCGAACAGGGCGTCGTTGCCGTGGTCGAGTTCGACGGACGCCTGGGCGCGCAGGAACCAGGCCTCCGCGTCCCCGGGATGCTGATGAGTCCCTTCGCTCGCCGCCATATGGGCCTGGAATCCGTCGCCGCGGTCGAGATAGTCCTGCGCGATCGACTTCCAGTCCTGCGACGTCTCGCCGGGCAGAGGTTGTGGCTCCATGAAATAGTCCTGCCTGGTCGCGCTACAGCGCTTCGATCTTCTGAATCAGCTTGTGCCGCTTGAAATACACGCGGTCGCAACACCCCACGATTCCCATCCGCTGCGACCACGACGACATCCAGGCGGCGACGCCGACTTTCCCGTTGTCCATCGCGGTGATCTTGATCGAGACGACGGGCCTGGAGCTCCCGATCGAACTCAGGCCGAATCCGCGCGCCCGGTAGTTGAGATCACCGGGGCCCTCGACCGCGCGCCACCACACCGAGCCGAAATGGTCCTCGACCGTGTCGATCACGTGGTTGTAGGGCGCCTTCACATACGTGTCGATCTGTTTCCGCGCGCCGATACTGAGCACGACCGAGGCGATCAGAACGAATACGACAAAAATTACGAAAAGGATAAATACGACTTCCATGACGAACTCTCGATACCTTCCGAAGCTCAGCCCGTGGTGATGTCACGGACCAGTTTGTTCTTGCCGCTGGTCCGGCAGAACGCCTCCGCGGACAACCGGGTGGTGGTCGTCGACGAGCGATCCGTGCTCTGCCCGGTGCTGCGCAGGTAGGTTTCGATGATCGACTCCTTGCCCGCCTTGTCGCTGGAAAGGAAATCCTTACAAGATGTTTCACCACCCCGGGTGCTCTGCGTGGCGCCGGTGTGCGCCGACGCGACGGGACCGCTGTGGGACGAACCGGAACAACCGGCGGCGAGTGTTCCGGCGGCCAACAGGGTGGCGACAACCGCGACGCGGATCATGACTGTTTTTCCTCTCTTGCCGTGAAAGCTGGCGAATACCACTGCATCACGTGCGCAG from Nocardia sp. BMG111209 harbors:
- a CDS encoding condensation domain-containing protein, with the translated sequence MVNFGFFDDWHPQPGRLTGWRVSPQAREAMATAPVHPAPPTYQQQEYLRTSHRTARAGHRASRLCMVSFDIPGEPDLSAMTRAVTAFVRRHDTFASRFAVEDDGRVIRHVVDAAQIELIPADHGEFADAEDLRRHVQDTTPDALHWDCFSFGVIARAESFTVYAAVDHLHTDGVAQALTCMDLLMLYGGELSGAPMALDPVDGHLDYCLRERADNTRLTALSPEVDTWLKLLQRNGGDMPTFPLYLGPAGAAGYHRGAQITMPLFTESDALRFEQACDDHGGRFVGGLFAALALAEAELTGNDWHFVLTPANTRRTPGENGSVGYFTNLVPVAFDVPAEATFATLVAGAQEAADRARGLADVSPHRVLELAVPDLGIRVRPGWVAMMLSYVDVRKIAGADMFDRINGGMFANRAAANEVYVWVNRFLDVTQLSLLFPDTDEAHESIERYIKTLTSIITTVAGDGDYALPVGA
- a CDS encoding lipopolysaccharide assembly protein LapB codes for the protein MEPQPLPGETSQDWKSIAQDYLDRGDGFQAHMAASEGTHQHPGDAEAWFLRAQASVELDHGNDALFEVTEALRLDSTDPRFHCVLGDIHCGARDWVRARRAYEQAQALDPGSPLYAIGIANTYADNLELALPIYEEAVRKHPDNAFFREHLAAALADSITDQWSEFADDSRSITNEAQLDFSREMLARIAELDLRGEEFTEVRAHIAEIRRVVDRAAQVKWYGSDHMAAYLITVAVCVVTFLVAIGTGEGGLGVLAFLGIAGTVTGYVLRHRMPEWKWTRRSVSQSVRRSGRQPEGA
- a CDS encoding SEFIR domain-containing protein, yielding MGQRNLSEGGGEAPRVFVTYSHDSPEHKELVRRFATFLREDAGLDVHLDTWYDNQRRDWSGWAIDQLTRADFILVIASPDYKKRADGFAPPEEGRGAQFEAAILRNELTRNLIEQTRRILPVVLPGRSIDEIPVFLTGYSATHYVIDEFTVDSITDLLVAITGEGEHPMPARGTWVGSPYAGKTAAPAISGPVRRKARLLTSVLQPSQIGADLTFGGADLDAEHYGNSIVHRCNVFCGDPRSAVEYTLGRRYHEFETVVGILDSATDANQIGYFQVFLDNEPQQQVRVGYGAPVRINYNVERVLRLRMVAYRPDTVQNPMLAGAVAVMGRSTRLPELAWGDPTLFE
- a CDS encoding DUF1707 domain-containing protein codes for the protein MDENPQPRIGITERQNALNLLEQHLGADRITFAEFDQRSARIQAATTQSQIDAVLSDLPALTDGTRRWKRFAAPAAFGGALVILAVAVAIVLVDRSHSQAAKPTVVTTVLAPTTTPPATGTTAASSSPTTTATRSTTATTGLSGTEFPDVLYVMDGKKLDGATYYSFDTGPAEVSGTTFTRSVMVEPQAHRLGFVEYNLGRKYIHLDTTIGVRDDATPSGMSMQFQIYADGVLVSDTAVKLGDTVPIHVDFDHPLRLRIQVTDLTSGGDGYAVFGDLHTSAK
- a CDS encoding alpha/beta hydrolase family protein, whose protein sequence is MGRYIRSRTGTVLTSLLALALAGAATASADPVPTPIAALTAAARPAVDGSRLTGIAEGPGRMVDIEVYSAAMNATITVKVLRAVDDSRPAPVLYLLNGANGGTDGSSWTQQTDIADFFADKQATLVIPMGGRGSYFTDWQTDDPVLGRQRWTTFLTRELPPVIDSTFHGTGANAIAGISMAGTSVFQLALAAPGLYQALGSYSGCAQTSTPEGEVFVAAVVSRWSGNTMNMWGPFGGPTWAANDPYLHADRLRGTAIYVSSGTGLAGPLDTLDGPGINGNPGKLIAQLTSGGILDAVTNQCSHAFQARLDDLNIPATFVFRTLGTHSWGYWQQDLHDSWPLFSAALGG